The Amycolatopsis endophytica genome includes the window CTGTACATTACCCCGGTCGGTGGAAGACGCGGCGGCCCACCCGAATGGCGGCGGCAGCGGCGCGCGGCGAGAGTTAAGAAGAATCCATGCGCCGCAGCCTGATCGTCCTCGTGATCGCCGCCTGCACCCTCCTCGCGTCGACCCTCACCGCGTCCGCCGCGCCCCGTTACCGGCACTACGTCGCCCTCGGCGACTCCTACACCGCCGGCCCGCTGATCCCCCTGCAACGACTGGACCCGGTGGGCTGCCTCCGCTCCACCGCCAACTACCCGTCGCTGCTGGCCCTCACGCTGCGAGTGGGCTCGTTCACCGACGTTTCGTGCAGCGGCGCCGACACCCACGACCTGGCGACGCCGCAGGACGTGATCCTCGGCCCGAACCCGCCGCAGCTGGACGCGCTGCGGCCGGACACGGACCTGGTCACGCTCGGCATCGGCGGCAACGACTACAGCGTCTTCGGCACGATCATCGGCACCTGCCCCGGACTGCGGGAATCCGACCCGGCGGGCAACCCGTGCGAGCGGCACTTCACGGTCGACGGCGTGGACACGATCAAGGCCCGGCTGCCGCTGACGCAGGCCAACGTCACCGCCGTGCTGGGCGAGATCCACGACCGGGCGCCGGACGCGGACGTGCTCGTGATCGGCTACCCGCGCATCGCCCCGCCGCGGGGAACGTGCCCGGACGTGCTGCCCTTCGCCGACGGCGACTACCCGTGGCTCAACAGCGTCGAAGAGGAACTGAACTCGGCACTGGCGAAGGCGGTCGCCGACGACGGTGACGCGTCCTATGTGGACACCTTCGGCCCGTCACTCGGACACGACGCGTGCGCGCCCGCCGGTCAGGCGTGGATCAACGGCAAGGACCTGAAGCCCTGGGCCGCGAACTACCACCCGTTGTTCCGCGGAATGCAGGGCGTCGCGGCGACGACCTACGCCCAGCTCCGCGTCACCTCCTGACGCCGCACCGACTCCCCCGATGTGGCATGGGGGAACCGTCAGGCGATGGAGCGGCGCCGGGTGTCGTGCGGCAGCTGCCAGACCATGGACACCGTGGTGCCCTCGTTGCTCGCGGTGACCTCGACGTGCCCGGCCAGCCCGCGGATGAGCCGCAGACCCCGCCCGTCGGCCATGGTGCGTCCCGGTGGGGGCGGCTTCCACCGGCCGCGGTCGATGACCGTCACCGCGATCAGGTCGTGGTCGCGGCTCGCGTGCAGCTCGACCGGACCGTCCGCGCCCGCCGGGTAAGCGTGCGTCACCGAGTTCGTCAGCGCCTCGTAGCCGGCCAGCCCGATGGCGTGCGCGAGGTGCCCAGGGAGGTCGAGGTCCTGCGCCCAGCGCACCAGCTCGTACCGCAACGCGGTGATGTCGCGCGGCGAGGCGGGCCAGCGGCAGTGCAGGCTGGTCTCGGTGAGCCCTGGCCTGGGCGTCGTGTCCATCGACTTTCCCCACTCGCGGGAGTACAGGTCTGCTCATCTTCACACCGTGGCGTGAACGGGTGAAAGGGACCTTGGACCCCAGTGGGTCCCCTGCCACGCAACCCGGTGGCCTTCCCGGAACTACCTTGATATGCTTCGAGTGCGGGTCGATGAGGTAGGATGAGGAACAAATGGCGCAGGAGCTGTACACGGTCGAGCAGGTGGCCCAGCGGCTGGGGCTGCACGTCCGCACCGTGCGGAACTACGTACGGGACGGGCGGCTCAACGCCGTCCGGATCGGCAAGCAGTACCGCATCGCGCGGGAAGACCTGGACGCCTTCACCGGACGGCCGGCGGAGAGCCCGTCCACCGAACGGCGGGTGGAGGTGTCCAGCATCGTGCAGATCGAGGGGGTCGACCAGTCGGCTGCCGATCGCATCGCGTCGGTGCTCCGGGGAGTGGCGGATCCCCGGCCCGGCGAGCCACCGATGCGCATCGACACCGTGTTCGACGCCGGGCGGAGATCGATGAAGGTCGTCGTGCTGGCCGACCTGACGTCGAGCACCCAGGTGCTGCGGCTGGTGTCGTCACTGGCCGAGGAGTGAGATGACTGACGCGGCTACCCGCGTGCCTGACCGTCCAGCGTTCATCGGGTGATGAGCACCGAGCGCGGCGATGTCCGGCCGCCCAGCGGCAACGCGGACGAGAAGACGACCCCGGTGACCTTCCTGGCCTACCTGCGCGAGGCCATCGCCGCGAAGGTGCAGGGGGTGTCCGACGAGGCCGCCCGCTTCGCCGGCGTCCCGTCCGGCACCAGTCTGCTACGGCTCCTGAAGCACCTGATCGCGGTCGAGCACAACTGGTTCGTCTGGGCCTACCACGGCGACGGCTCCCTCATGGACGACAACGCCTTTCCCGCCGGCACCGACACCGCCGCGTCACTTCTCACCGAGTACCGCGAGACTATCCGGCGCTGCGACCGGATCATCGCCACCTGCCACGACCTCGACCGCCCCGGCGCGCGGCCCCTCCGCGAAACGGAGCCCCCGTCGATGCGCTGGCTGCTCGTCCACATGATCGGGGAAACCGCCCGGCACGCGGGCCACGCCGACATCCTGCGCGAACAGATCGACGGCTCCACCGGGCGCTGACCACCCACGGTGCCCCGGTGGGCCGATCGCTCCGCCCTTCGCGAAAGCGGTGCAACCGGCGGGGGAACGGGAGCACCATGGCGCAATGGATTTCGTCTTCCTGCACGGCACCACCCAGTCCCCGGCGGACTGGGACCGCCTCACCGCGCTCCTCGCCGCTCGTGGTCACCGGACCCACGCCACCGACCTGCCGACGAACCACCCCGAATGGGGCGCGGCCGACTACGTGGAGGGTTTCCCGGGGCAGATCCCCGTGGACTTCGACAGGCCGGTCGTGGTCGCGCATTCCGGCGCCGGTCTGCTGCTCCCGGCCGTCGCCGCCGCGCTGGAGATCCGCCACCTCGTCTGGATCGGCGCGGCGGTGCCGGACGTCGCCGGTGGCAGGAGCTTCGTGCAGGACCTCGTCGCGGGAGACGTGGTCGACAACGAGTGGCGGCTGGCGAGGGCCGAACCCTCCGTCCCGGCTGGATGCGCCACGCAGCCCGCGAACGCCTCGGCACCGAACCGGTCGAGATCGGAGCCGGACACTGCCCACACGTCTCGCGACCGGACACCATCGCCGACATCCTCGACCGGATCACCTAGCCACCACCGGCGAGAGCACACGGGCCGTCCGCGGGAAACCCGCGGACGGCCCCGCGAAACTCACGCCGCGGGCAACGAACCCAGCCGCGCGGTCAGGCGCTCGATATCCGCCGCCGCGGCATCACGCCGCACCTTGATCTTGTCCACGACCGCTGCCGGCGCCTTGTCCAGGAACGCCTGGTTCCCGAGCTTGCCCTCGGTCTGCTTCAGCTCCTTCTGGGCCGCCGTCAGGTCCTTCTCCAGCCGCTTCCGCTCGGCTGCCACGTCGACCGCGCCGGAGAGGTCCAGTTCGACGTGCACGGTGCCGCCGGACAGGCTCACTTCGAGCGAAGCCGAGGCGGTGAAGCCGTCCTCCGGGGCGGTCAGCCGCGCCAGCGCGCGAACCTCCTCGTCGTGGCCGGACACCTCGGTGAAGCCGTCACCGCCCACCCGCGCCGCGACGCGCTGTCCCGGTTTGAGGCCCTGGTCCGACCGGAACCGGCGGATCTCGGTGATGAGCTTCTGCACGTCGGCGATCCGGGCGTCCGCCGCCGCGTCCACGTACGAAGCGTCCGGCTTCGGCCAGGGCGCGATCACGATCGACTCACCACCGGTCAGCGCCCGCCACAGCTTCTCGGTGATGAACGGGATCACCGGGTGCAAAAGCCGCAGCACCGTGTCGAACACGTGCCCCAGCACCGCGCGGGTGCTCTCCGCCCTGCCGCCGGCGATCTGGACCTTCGCCAGCTCCAGGTACCAGTCGCACAGCTCGTCCCAGGTGAAGTGGTAGAGCCGGTCGGTGGCCTTGGCGAACTGGAAGTCCTCCAGCAGCTCGTCCACTTCGGACAGCGTGGTGGCGAGGCGGCCGAGGATCCAGCGGTCGGCCTCGGTCAGCTCGGCGGCGGGCGGCACCGGTGTCGCCACCGTCGCGCCGTTCATCAGCGCGAACTTGGTGGCGTTCCACAGTTTCGTGCAGAAGTTGCGCGAACCGGCGGCCCACTCCTCGGCCACCGCCATGTCCGATCCGGGGTTCGCGCCGCGCGCGAGGGTGAAGCGGGTGGCGTCCGCGCCGTAGCTGTCCATCCAGTCCAGCGGGTCGATGCCGTTGCCACGCGACTTCGACATCTTCTTGCCGAACTGGTCGCGGATCAGGCCGTGCAGGTAGACGTGGTCGAACGGCTGGACACCGTCACCGCCGTACAGGCCGAACATCATCATCCTGGCGACCCAGAAGAAGAGGATGTCGTAGCCGGTGGACAGCACGCTGGTCGGGTAGAACTTCGCCAGCTCCGGCGTCCGCTCCGGCCAGCCCAGCGTCGACAGCGGCCACAGGCCCGACGAGAACCAGGTGTCCAGGACGTCCGGGTCCTGCGTCCAGCCCGCACCGGACGGCGGCTGCTCGTCCGGCCCGACGCACACGGTCTCACCGTCCGGGCCGTACCAGACCGGGATGCGGTGCCCCCACCACAACTGGCGCGAGATCGTCCAGTCGTGCATGTTGTCGACCCAGTCGAAGTAGCGCTTCTCCAGCTCCGGCGGGTGGATCTTGGTGCGGCCGTCGCGGACCGCGTCACCGGCCGCGCGGGCCAGCGGCTCGACCTTGACCCACCACTGCAGCGACAGCCGCGGCTCCACGACCGTGTCACACCGCGAACAGTGCCCGACCGCGTGCAGGTACGGGCGCTTCTCCGCGACGATCCGGCCCTGCTCCCGCAGCGCGGCGACGATCGCAGGACGCGCCTCGAACCGGTCGAGCCCCTGGAACGGCCCGGCCGCGGTGATCGTGGCGCGCTCGTCCATGATCGTCGGCATCGGCAGGTTGTGCCGGCGGCCGATCTCGAAGTCGTTCGGATCGTGCGCCGGGGTCACCTTGACCGCGCCGGTGCCGAACTCGGGGTCGACGTGCTCGTCGGCGATCACCGGGATGCGGCGGCCGGTCAGCGGCAGCTCGACCTCGGTGCCGACCAGGTGCCGGTAGCGCTCGTCGTCCGGGTGCACGGCGACCGCGGTGTCGCCCAGCATCGTCTCGGCACGCGTGGTGGCCACGACGATCGAGTTCTCGCCGTCGCCATACCGGATCGAGACGAGTTCGCCCTCGTCCTCGGAGTGGTCGACCTCGATGTCCGACAGCGCCGTCATGCAGCGCGGGCACCAGTTGATGATGCGCTCGGCGCGGTAGATCAGGCCCTCGTCGAACAGGCGCTTGAAGATCGTCTGGACGGCCTTGGACAGGCCCTCGTCCATCGTGAAGCGCTCACGCGACCAGTCGACGCCGTCGCCGAGGCGGCGCATCTGGCCGAGGATGCGGCCGCCGTACTCGGCCTTCCACTCCCAGACCCGCTCGACGAACTTCTCGCGGCCCAGGTCGTGGCGCGACAGGCCGGACTTGGCCAGCTCGCGCTCCACCGCGTTCTGGGTCGCGATGCCGGCGTGGTCCATGCCCGGCAGCCAGAGGACCTCGTAGCCCTGCATGCGGCGGCGGCGGGTCATCACGTCCATCAACGTGTGGTTGAGCGCGTGACCCATGTGCAGGCTGCCGTTCACGTTCGGCGGCGGCAGCACGATGGTGAACGGAGGCTTGTCCGACGCGGCGTCGGCCGTGAAGTAGCCCGCGTCTACCCACCGCTGGTAGAGGGCGGCTTCTTCCTCGGCCGGGTTCCACGCGGCCGGGAGGGCGGACTGCTGGTCAAGGGCGTTCTCCGTCACAACCGGTAAGTGTACGAACCGGCCGATCGGCGCTGCATCCGCAGTACCCCGCGGCCCGGAATGATCCGGGGCACACGCCGTAACGATCTTCCGCTTCCGGCGACATGGGAGCGAGATCGAAGCGGCAGGCGGGTCCGAAGTGGACGAGCCCAGACCTGGAGCGAGCCGGTCGGCGGCCTGGCCGTCCCGCCCGCGGCCCGCCCCGGATCACCGGCACGATCACGGCGGCGGGGGGACGCGACGCCTCGCCCCTGGCGCTCCACGCCACCTGCTCGGTCGCCTACGCGTTCGCTCCGGGCAGCCATGCCCGACCCTGAGGCCGGGCGACATCGACGCCTTCCTCCGGTACGAGGTCGTCCGGGGTACTTCCGTCTACAGCGAACCGAACCCGGGCATCGACGACACCGGAGGCTTCGACGAGGCGGCCACGGACGACGTCACCGAGCCGATGCCCGGGTTCACCGGCAGTTGCGAGTGAGTTCGACAGGCTGAACTCAACAGCCTAGGCTGTCTAAATGACCCGCGTACCGAACGATGTCGCACGCCTCGCCGGTGCGCTGCGCGGCGTCGTCGGCCAGTTGCATCGCCGCCTGCGGCAGGTCGACAACGCCGAGGTGCTGACCCCGTCGCAGTCGGCTGTGCTCGCGCGGCTGCACCGGGACGGGCCTGCCACCCAGGCGCAGCTCGCGGCGGCCGAGCACGTGCGCCAGCAGTCGATGGCGGCCACGCTCGGCGCCCTCGACGAGCTGGGGTACCTCAGCCGCACCCGCGATCCGGGCGACGGCCGCCGCGTGGTCATCACCCTCTCCGACCTGGGTGAGAAGACCGTGCGCGGCGTGCACCAGCACCGGGAGGAATGGCTGGCCACGGCGCTCGTCGACGGCCTGACCCCCGAGGAGCACCGGAGACTCGACGAAGTGCTGCCCCTGCTGCGGAAGCTGGCACAGCGATGAGGAAGTGGTGACGACGGTTCAGCGCACGAGCACGCGATCTCCGGCCGCATACCCGCCGCGCATGGTGCTCCCCCTGGTGGCCAGCGCGGTGCTGAACCCCATCAACTCGACCCTGATCGCCGTGGCGCTGGTGCCGATCGGCGAGGCGTTCGGCGCCTGTCCGGGCGCGACGGCGTGGCTGATCACGTCGCTGTACCTGGCCACCGCCGTCGGGCAACCGGTGGTCGGCCTGTTCGTCGACCGCTTCGGCGCGCGGCGCGTGCTGATCGCCGGTGCGGTGATCGTGCTGGTCGCGGGTATCGGCGGGCTGCTCGCGTTCTCGCTGGGCTGGCTGATCGCGGTCCGGGTCGTGCTCGGGATCGGCACGTGCGCGGGCTTTCCCGCGGCGATGGCCGTGCTGCGCAAGCGCGCGGACGCCATCGGCGGCGGGGTGCCGAGCCGGGTCCTGTCGGTGCTCGCGATGTCTTCGCAGACCGTCATGGTGATCGGCCCGACGCTGGGTGGCGCGCTGATCGGCCTGGCGGGCTGGCCGGCGATCTTCGCCGTCAACATCCCGCTCGCGGCCGTCGCGCTGGTGCTCGCGCTTGTCTGGGTGCCGAAGGACCCGGTGCACACCGGCCCGCGGGAGCCGGTCGACGTCGCCGGGATCGCCCTGTTCTCCACGACGCTGCTCGCGGTGCTGCTGTACGTGATGGCGCCCGCCGTGTCCGACCTGTACCTGCTCGGGCTGGCCCTGGTGCTCGGCTGGCTCTTCGTCCGGGTCGAGCTGCGGGCCCGCCGACCGTTCGTCGACCTGCGGATGCTCGCCGGTAACGGCCCGCTGCTGCGCACCTACCTGCGGCAGGCGCTGGCGTTCCTCATCGTCTACTCGATCATGTTCGGTTACGTCCAGTGGCTGGAGTCCGCGCGCGGGCTCAGCGAGTCGGCGGCGGGCGCGCTGCTGACGCCGATGTCGGTGGTCGCCGTGCTGGCGGCGGCTTCGGCGGGCAAGCCGACGCGGCTCAAGGGCCGCCTGGTCGTCAACTCGCTGGCGCTGCTCGCCGGGTCGGTGCTGCTGCTGTTCGTCGGGGACGGCACGTGGATCGGGGCGCTGGTCGTGCTCGCCGCGGTCTTCGGGCTGGGCCAGGGGCTGACCAGTGTGACCAACCAGACCGTCCTCTACGAGCAGACCCCGCCGGAGGTGATCGGCACCGCCAGCGGCCTGTTCCGCACCGCCCAGTACCTCGGCGCGATCGGCTCGTCGACGCTGATCGCGCTGTGCTTCGGCGACCGGGCCGGCTCGCTTGGCCTGCACGAGCTGGCGGCGGCGCTGATCGTGATCGGCGCCGTGCTGTTCACGCTGACAGTGGCCGACCGGCAACTCGGTACTCGCGCGAAAGCGGCCGCTGACGCAAGATAGTGGACGTGACACGCAACGCCCCTCGCGCCGACATCGACGAAGCCGCACTCGAAGTGCACAAGCCCAAGGAGTGGGCGGCAGGAATTCCCGGGGTGGCGGTGTCACTCCTGCGCGGCGTCGAACAGATGGGCACCGGCCGCACCGTGAAGACGCTGCGCCTGCTCAACCAGCGTGAGGGGTTCGACTGCCCCGGCTGCGCCTGGCCGGAGCCGCGCGCGGAGGACGGCGAGCACCGCAAGCTCGCCGAGTTCTGCGAGAACGGCGCGAAGGCCGTGGCCGAGGAAGCCACGAAACGGCGCGTCGGCCCGGAGTTCTTCGCCCGGCACTCCGTCGAGGAGCTGCACGGCCGCACCGACTTCTGGCTCGGGCAGCAGGGCAGGCTCACCGAGCCGATGGTGCTGCGTGAGGGCGGCACGCACTACGAACCGATCACCTGGGACAGCGCTTTCCAGCTGATCGCGGGCAAGCTCAAGGCGCTGGACAGCCCGGACGAGGCGGTCTTCTACACCTCCGGCCGCACCAGCAACGAGGCCGCGTTCCTCTACCAGCTGCTGGTGCGCTCGTTCGGCACCAACAACCTGCCGGACTGCAGCAACATGTGCCACGAGTCCTCCGGCGCCGCGTTGTCGGAGTCCTACGGGATCGGCAAGGGGTCGGTGAGCCTGGCCGACATCCACCACGCGGACCTGATCGTGGTCGTCGGCCAGAATCCGGGCACGAACCACCCGCGCATGCTGTCCGCGCTGGAAGAGGCGAAGGGCCGCGGCGCGAAGGTGATCGCGGTGAACCCGTTGCCGGAGGCCGGGTTGATGCGGTTCAAGAACCCGCAGAACCCGCGTGGCGTGGTCGGCAAGGGCACGCCACTGGCGGACGAGTTCGCGCAGATCCGTCTCGGCGGCGACCTGGCGTTGTTCCAGGCGATCGGGCACCTGCTGCTCTCGTGGGAGGAGGACGCGCCGGGCACGATCGTGGACCGGGCGTTCGTCGACTCCTCCACGCACGGCTTCGACGACTGGGCGAAGAGCCTGCAGGAGATCGACTGGTCCGCGATCGGCGAGGCCACCGGCCTGGACCGCGAGCAGATCGAACGGATCGCGCGGATGATCGCCACGTCCGAGCGGACGGTCTACTGCTGGGCCATGGGGATCACGCAGCACCGGCACGCGGTCGCGACCATCCAGGAAATCTCCAACCTCGCGTTCGCGCGCGGCATGATCGGCAAGCCGGGGGCCGGCCTGTGCCCGGTGCGCGGGCATTCGAACGTGCAGGGCGACCGGACGATGGGCGTCTGGGAGAAGATGCCCGAGACGTTCCTGGGGCGGCTGGAAGACGAGTTCGGCATCCCCGTGCCGCGGAAGCACGGGTTCGACACGGTCGACGCGATCCGCGCGATGCGGGACGGCCGGGGCAGGGTTTTCCTCGGCATGGGCGGCAACTTCGCCGCCGCCACACCGGATTCGGAACTGACCGAGCGGGCGTTGCGGTCGTGCGAGCTGACCGTGCACGTGTCCACGAAGCTGAACCGGTCGCACGTGGTGCCGGGGAAGATCGCGCTGATCCTGCCGACGCTGGGCCGCACGGAGCGCGACACGCAGGCCGCGGGCGAGCAGTTCGTGACGGTCGAGGATTCGATGTCGTGCGTGCACGTCTCACGCGGGCGGTTGAAGCCGGCGAGCGCGGAGCTGCTGTCCGAGGTGGCCATCATCTGCCGCCTCGCCGCCGAGTTGTTCGGCGACGACCACGCCGTGCCGTGGCGCGACTTCGAGGGTGACTACGACCGGATCCGCGACCGGATCGCGCGGGTCGTGCCCGGTTGCGAAGACTACAACGCGAAGGTGCGCCGGCCGGACGGTTTCGTCCTGCCCCACCCGCCGCGCGATTCCCGGTCGTTCGTGACCTCGACCGGCAAGGCGAACTTCACGACCAGCGACCTGGAGTTCCCGCGTGTTCCGGCGGGACGGCTGCTGCTGCAGACGCTGCGCAGCCACGACCAGTACAACACCACGATCTACGGCCTGTCCGACAGGTATCGCGGCATCGAGGACGCCCGCCGGGTCGTGCTGGTGAACCCGGAGGACGTCGCGGCGCTGGGCTTCACGGACGGTCAGCTGGTCGACCTGGTCTCGGAGTGGGAGGACGGCAGCGAGCGCCGGGCGGACCACTTCCGCATCGTGGCCTACCCGACGGCGCACGGTTGCGCCGCGGCGTACTTCCCCGAAGCCAACGCCCTGGTACCGCTGGACTCGGTCGCCAAGAAGTCCAACACACCGGTCTCGAAGGCGATCGTGGTCCGCCTGGAACCGGCGAGCGCCAGCGAGCCGGAGTAACACCCGAAGCTGGGTGGTCATCCCGGAGCCAGCCCGTCCGGCGAGGACAATCCCTTGATCTTTGAACCCGCGCGTGGGGCAGGCGGCCGCTGGGCGCGCCGCCGTCGAGTAGTCGGTCACCACAGACCGCCCCCGCCCCTCCTCGCGGATGGTTTCGGGCTTGGGATGAGGGGCGGGGGAGGTCTGGGCCGGTCGGGTGTGGGCTTGCGTTGCCGGGCGGCGGTCCGTTCGTCCTTAGAGAACCGTGTTGCCGTACATCTCGCCGAGCGGGTCGGCGATCAGCTCGATGCGGGCACCGTCGGGGTCGCGGAAGTAGACCGAGACGTCGCTGTGCACCGCGTGCTCGACGTCGGCCTCCTCCAGCTTCGTGACGAGCCTTCGCCACCTCTCCGGATCGACCGAGATGGCGATGTGGTGCAGGCCGCCGAGCACCTCGGCGTAGGGGCCGACGTCCAGGCCCGGGAAGTCGAAGAACGCCAGGAGGTTGCCGTTGCCGATGTCGAAGAAGAAGTGCGACGAACCGGGGTAGTCGCGGTTCTCGATCAGCTCGGTGAGCGGGAACTCCAGCAGGTCCTGGTAGAAGCGGACGGTGCGCTCCACGTCGCTGCTGACGAGCGCGGTGTGGTGCAGTCCGCGCGCGGACGACGGTGGCCGCTGCCCGGCGGGTTTGAGGTGCGTGTCGCGGATGCGGTCCCGCTCCCGGCGGACCGCGTCGAGGTCGACGGAGGTCATGGCTGGCGTTCCTTTCCCAGGGTGGGCCCGGCATACCCGCCGGGCACCACCGCTATCCGTGTCAGGCGGCCTTGATCGCGGAGATCTCGAACTCGAGGGTGACCTTCTCGCTCACCAGGACACCACCGGTCTCCAGCGCCGCGTTCCAGGTGACGCCGAAGTCCTTGCGGTTGATGGTCGTCGAACCCTCGAAGCCGATCCGGGTGTTGCCGAACGGGTCCTGGGCGGTGCCCTCGAACTCGAACGGGACGGTGACGGACTTGGTCACGCCCTTGACCGTCAGGTCACCGGTCACGTCGAAGCTGCTGTCGCCGGTCTGGGCGATCGACGTGGACACGAAGGTGATCTCCGGGTGCTCGTCCATCGCCAGGAAGTCGTTGCTGCGCAGGTGCGCGTCGCGGTCGGCGTTGCGGGTGTCGATGCTGTTCGCGGCGATCTTGACCGACACCGACGAGTTCGCCGGGTTCCCGCCGTCGATCTTCGCGCTGCCGGAGAACTCGTTGAACGACCCGCGCACCTTGGTCACCATCGCGTGCCGGGCGTGGAAACCGATCCGGGTGTGGGTCGGGTCCAGGGTGTATTCACCGGTCAGCTGTGCGAACGTGGCCGAAGTGGTCATGAGGTCCTCCCCTGTGGTTGATATGTCGTCGTCACCGTGGCACAACTTAGATGACGCGTCAACTATTCCCGTATACTCGATGCCATGACCCGGTGGCTCGATGATGGCGAACAGCAGGCGTGGCGTGCGTACGTGAAGATGCAGAGTCACCTGAACGCGGCAGTGGGCCGCCGCATGCAGGCCGATTCGCAGCTGTCCCTGCCGGACTTCGAGGTACTGGTCCAGCTCACCGACACCGCCGAGGGCCGGGTCCGGGTGTTCGAGCTGGCGCGGGCGCTGGACTGGGAGAAGAGCAGGCTGTCACACCACCTGCGGCGCATGCAGAAGCGCGGCTTGGTGTCACGCGAGGAGTGCCCGGACGACGCCCGGGGCGCCTTCATCGTGCTGACGGCGGAGGGCCGGAAAGCGATCGAGCAGGCCGCGCCGCACCACGTGGAGACCGTGCGGAAGCTGGTGTTCGACGTGCTGACGCGTGAGCAGGTGGACGCCCTCCAGGCGATTTCCGAGCAGATCCTGCGCGCGGTCCGCCCGGAGGACTGCCCTCAGGACCGCAGGTAGGACGCCCCGTTGAGGTCGAGGATCGCGCCCGAGGCCCACTCGGCCTCACCCGAGGCCAGGTAGACCACGGCCGCGGCGATCTCCCCCGGCTCCGCGACCCGGCCGAGCGGTGACTGGGCACGCAGCGCGTCGCCCCGCTCCCCGGTCAGCCAGTCCGCCACCCGTTCGGTCGCGATGAACCCGGGTGCGACGGAGCTGACCGCGATGCCGTGCGGCGCCAGGTGCACCGCGAGCGACTGGCCCATCGAGTGCAGCGCGGCCTTCGTCGCACCGTAGGCGGGGTGGTCCGGCTCACCGCGGAAGGCGCCGCGCGAGCCGACGTTGACCACGCGTCCGGCGGCGCCACGGGCGATCATGTGCCGGGCGACGCAGAACGTGAGATCGGCCGCGCCGAGCAGGTTGACCTCGACCGACTGCCGCCACACCGCCTGCCAGTGCTCGAAGCTGGTGTCCGCGAGCGGGTGCGCGGTGTCGGCGGTCGTCACCACGGCCGCGTTGTTGACCAGGACGTCGACGCCGCCCAGGGCTTCCTCAGCGGCGTCGGCGATCCGCTGGGCCTCGCGAATGTCGCCCTGGACCAACGTGTGACCCTCGCCCGGTAACCCGGCCAGCGTGGCCTCCGCGTCGGCGCGGTTGCTGTTGAAGTGCACCGCGACCCGGTCGCCACGACCCGCGAAGGCCGTCGCGACCGCGCGGCCCAGCCCGGACGCGGCGCCGGTGACGAGAACTCCGCGGCTCACTTGGCGAACAGCTGCGACTCGTCGCGGAACGCCTTGAACTCCAGCGCGTTGCCCGCCGGGTCGTGCAGGAACATCGTCCACTGCTCACCCTTCTCCCCCGCGAACCGCTGGTAGGGCTCGATGACGAACTTCGTGTCCGCGGCCTTGAGCCGTCCGGCCAGCTCGTGGAAGCCGTCGACGGTCAGGACCAGGCCGAAGTGCGGGACCGGCACGTCGTGGCCGTCGACCGGGTTGCGGCCCGCCTCGCTGCGCGCGCCCTCGACGACGTGGGTGACCACCTGGTGGCCGTGGAAGTTCCAGTCGACCCATGTGGTGTCGGACCGTCCCTCGGACAGGCCGAGCACCCCGCCGTAGAAGTCCCGGGCGCGGCCGAGGTCGTCGACCGGGATCGCGAGGTGGAACGCGGGGCGGGTCATGGGGCCTCCTCTGTTCGTCGTCTCGGGCCAGCTTGACCCGGCCAATGTCGGAATGTCAACATTCGAACATGCAACCCGCCCGTCGGCGCGGACTGGCCGAGGAGGCCGCCGACCGCATCCGCGACGAGATCCTCACCGGCCGCTTCGCACCCGGCAGCGCGCTGCGGGAGGTCGAGCTGGCCGCATCACTGCAGGTCAGCCGCGG containing:
- a CDS encoding helix-turn-helix domain-containing protein, with amino-acid sequence MAQELYTVEQVAQRLGLHVRTVRNYVRDGRLNAVRIGKQYRIAREDLDAFTGRPAESPSTERRVEVSSIVQIEGVDQSAADRIASVLRGVADPRPGEPPMRIDTVFDAGRRSMKVVVLADLTSSTQVLRLVSSLAEE
- a CDS encoding DinB family protein; its protein translation is MSTERGDVRPPSGNADEKTTPVTFLAYLREAIAAKVQGVSDEAARFAGVPSGTSLLRLLKHLIAVEHNWFVWAYHGDGSLMDDNAFPAGTDTAASLLTEYRETIRRCDRIIATCHDLDRPGARPLRETEPPSMRWLLVHMIGETARHAGHADILREQIDGSTGR
- a CDS encoding valine--tRNA ligase, producing the protein MTENALDQQSALPAAWNPAEEEAALYQRWVDAGYFTADAASDKPPFTIVLPPPNVNGSLHMGHALNHTLMDVMTRRRRMQGYEVLWLPGMDHAGIATQNAVERELAKSGLSRHDLGREKFVERVWEWKAEYGGRILGQMRRLGDGVDWSRERFTMDEGLSKAVQTIFKRLFDEGLIYRAERIINWCPRCMTALSDIEVDHSEDEGELVSIRYGDGENSIVVATTRAETMLGDTAVAVHPDDERYRHLVGTEVELPLTGRRIPVIADEHVDPEFGTGAVKVTPAHDPNDFEIGRRHNLPMPTIMDERATITAAGPFQGLDRFEARPAIVAALREQGRIVAEKRPYLHAVGHCSRCDTVVEPRLSLQWWVKVEPLARAAGDAVRDGRTKIHPPELEKRYFDWVDNMHDWTISRQLWWGHRIPVWYGPDGETVCVGPDEQPPSGAGWTQDPDVLDTWFSSGLWPLSTLGWPERTPELAKFYPTSVLSTGYDILFFWVARMMMFGLYGGDGVQPFDHVYLHGLIRDQFGKKMSKSRGNGIDPLDWMDSYGADATRFTLARGANPGSDMAVAEEWAAGSRNFCTKLWNATKFALMNGATVATPVPPAAELTEADRWILGRLATTLSEVDELLEDFQFAKATDRLYHFTWDELCDWYLELAKVQIAGGRAESTRAVLGHVFDTVLRLLHPVIPFITEKLWRALTGGESIVIAPWPKPDASYVDAAADARIADVQKLITEIRRFRSDQGLKPGQRVAARVGGDGFTEVSGHDEEVRALARLTAPEDGFTASASLEVSLSGGTVHVELDLSGAVDVAAERKRLEKDLTAAQKELKQTEGKLGNQAFLDKAPAAVVDKIKVRRDAAAADIERLTARLGSLPAA
- a CDS encoding SGNH/GDSL hydrolase family protein → MRRSLIVLVIAACTLLASTLTASAAPRYRHYVALGDSYTAGPLIPLQRLDPVGCLRSTANYPSLLALTLRVGSFTDVSCSGADTHDLATPQDVILGPNPPQLDALRPDTDLVTLGIGGNDYSVFGTIIGTCPGLRESDPAGNPCERHFTVDGVDTIKARLPLTQANVTAVLGEIHDRAPDADVLVIGYPRIAPPRGTCPDVLPFADGDYPWLNSVEEELNSALAKAVADDGDASYVDTFGPSLGHDACAPAGQAWINGKDLKPWAANYHPLFRGMQGVAATTYAQLRVTS
- a CDS encoding ATP-binding protein, giving the protein MDTTPRPGLTETSLHCRWPASPRDITALRYELVRWAQDLDLPGHLAHAIGLAGYEALTNSVTHAYPAGADGPVELHASRDHDLIAVTVIDRGRWKPPPPGRTMADGRGLRLIRGLAGHVEVTASNEGTTVSMVWQLPHDTRRRSIA
- a CDS encoding MarR family winged helix-turn-helix transcriptional regulator, with the translated sequence MTRVPNDVARLAGALRGVVGQLHRRLRQVDNAEVLTPSQSAVLARLHRDGPATQAQLAAAEHVRQQSMAATLGALDELGYLSRTRDPGDGRRVVITLSDLGEKTVRGVHQHREEWLATALVDGLTPEEHRRLDEVLPLLRKLAQR